In the Muricauda sp. MAR_2010_75 genome, one interval contains:
- a CDS encoding SHOCT domain-containing protein codes for MHFFDGHWGGMHVIWWVIWLILLIWIFLVPYDIPYRKSKKEDPLSVLKKRFANGEISKEEYEESKKILKSN; via the coding sequence ATGCATTTTTTCGACGGACATTGGGGCGGCATGCACGTCATCTGGTGGGTCATATGGTTGATCCTCTTGATATGGATATTCTTGGTGCCATATGACATCCCTTACAGAAAATCAAAGAAGGAAGACCCACTTTCAGTTCTAAAAAAGCGCTTCGCCAATGGCGAAATCTCTAAGGAGGAATATGAAGAATCAAAAAAGATCTTGAAATCAAATTAA
- a CDS encoding DUF5676 family membrane protein, with amino-acid sequence MNRINVKKFGFAMGLTAAILYAGCMIVLATAGQEGSITFFNSLLHGLDTTSIIRVDVPIWEALIGIVQTFIIAWLTGALIAAFYNTQIKSR; translated from the coding sequence ATGAATCGTATCAATGTAAAAAAATTCGGTTTTGCCATGGGGCTGACCGCTGCAATCCTCTACGCCGGCTGCATGATTGTTTTGGCGACAGCAGGACAAGAAGGAAGCATAACCTTTTTCAACAGCCTGCTGCACGGCTTGGACACTACCAGTATAATACGGGTAGACGTGCCAATTTGGGAGGCACTTATTGGCATTGTCCAGACATTTATCATTGCTTGGCTCACAGGTGCCCTGATTGCAGCATTTTACAACACACAGATTAAGAGTAGATAA
- a CDS encoding helix-turn-helix domain-containing protein, giving the protein MGGIFYFLVHPFTMVLYWFEFSNTPFSFSLFWDVLKSQFLESFTFDMRGMSVSLTILGIFLGIVSGLFFITLRRKNKLIGTQQQLLLRDLEELIEAGENERVEFKSSIRYDYFRKTTNRELELVIAKTITGFMNAKGGKLIIGVDDDGNIVGLEKDFKTLKHKNKDGYEREIFRIISTQLGHEACFSNHISFYKLNGEDVCVIAVEPSKKPIYVSDTENTTFYVRTGNATYPLTVKEAVDYLETRKL; this is encoded by the coding sequence ATGGGGGGCATTTTCTATTTCCTTGTCCATCCTTTTACCATGGTGCTCTATTGGTTTGAATTTAGCAATACACCATTTTCATTTTCCCTGTTTTGGGACGTCTTAAAGTCGCAGTTTTTAGAATCTTTCACTTTTGATATGAGAGGGATGAGCGTCTCGCTTACAATCCTTGGCATTTTCCTAGGGATAGTTTCCGGTCTATTTTTCATAACCCTCAGGCGAAAGAACAAGCTTATAGGCACACAACAGCAGTTGTTACTGCGTGATTTAGAAGAATTGATAGAGGCGGGTGAGAATGAACGGGTAGAATTCAAGTCATCTATTCGTTACGATTATTTTAGGAAAACCACGAACCGCGAACTGGAACTGGTCATTGCCAAGACCATCACTGGTTTTATGAATGCAAAAGGTGGAAAATTGATCATTGGCGTTGACGATGATGGCAACATTGTGGGCCTTGAAAAAGATTTCAAGACCCTAAAGCACAAGAACAAAGATGGATATGAGCGTGAAATTTTCAGGATAATTTCAACACAGTTAGGTCACGAGGCTTGTTTTAGCAATCACATTTCATTTTACAAATTAAATGGTGAAGATGTGTGCGTAATAGCTGTCGAACCTTCTAAAAAACCAATCTATGTCAGCGATACCGAAAATACAACCTTTTATGTCAGAACGGGGAATGCCACCTACCCCTTGACGGTCAAGGAAGCGGTTGATTATTTAGAAACCAGAAAATTATAA
- a CDS encoding lycopene cyclase domain-containing protein, with product MQYVWFIWSLIILALWGVVYLLKKDSRKEMLRMSWITMPFGLTEPLFVPEYWHPPSLFDLAIKTGFDIESIIFSFAIGGIGTVLYNLIFKRRYVKIPHTERNHYRHRLHLYILFVPAVVFLILALFTPMNHIYCGILAMFLGGMATLYCRPDLKTKIWISGFLFTALYFVYFGSILPFYPDYVTLFWNLENLSDILVAGIPIEELLFAFTFGMYWSGLYEHLYWRKLINPIVLNQNF from the coding sequence ATGCAATACGTTTGGTTTATATGGTCCCTTATCATACTGGCCCTTTGGGGCGTGGTCTATCTTTTGAAGAAGGATTCCCGTAAAGAAATGTTGAGGATGAGTTGGATAACCATGCCCTTTGGGCTAACCGAGCCGCTGTTCGTTCCCGAATATTGGCACCCGCCATCGCTCTTCGATTTGGCGATAAAGACCGGGTTCGATATTGAAAGCATCATTTTCTCTTTTGCCATCGGGGGTATTGGCACCGTACTTTACAATCTTATTTTCAAGCGAAGGTATGTTAAAATACCGCATACCGAGCGTAACCATTATAGACATAGGTTGCATCTATATATCCTTTTCGTACCGGCGGTCGTGTTTTTGATATTGGCCCTTTTCACTCCCATGAACCATATTTACTGTGGAATATTGGCCATGTTCTTGGGTGGAATGGCCACGCTGTACTGCCGCCCAGACCTTAAGACCAAAATCTGGATAAGTGGATTTCTGTTCACGGCATTGTACTTTGTTTATTTTGGAAGTATTCTCCCGTTTTACCCCGACTACGTAACATTGTTTTGGAATCTGGAAAACCTGAGTGATATTCTAGTGGCCGGCATACCAATCGAAGAGCTTTTGTTCGCTTTCACTTTTGGCATGTATTGGTCAGGCCTCTATGAGCATTTGTATTGGAGAAAATTAATCAACCCAATTGTTTTGAATCAAAATTTTTAA
- a CDS encoding universal stress protein, whose protein sequence is MKVLLAIDGSEFSKDAIDELAAMSLPKLVKIHVLNVYENPMLTVPGAFPLSGIGHYKEEAMSNAKKSAETIVNNAAKSLKQKNGKLSITTNIVEGFPKNAILEKATDLEVDLIVLGSQGHGAFSRFLLGSVAQSIAMHAHCSVLIVRKKHQK, encoded by the coding sequence ATGAAAGTATTACTCGCAATTGACGGCTCTGAATTCAGCAAAGATGCCATCGATGAACTAGCGGCAATGTCGCTGCCAAAATTAGTTAAAATACATGTTCTAAATGTTTATGAAAATCCAATGTTAACTGTACCAGGGGCTTTCCCCTTAAGTGGTATCGGCCATTATAAAGAAGAAGCCATGTCAAATGCGAAAAAATCGGCTGAAACCATCGTTAACAATGCTGCAAAGTCGTTAAAACAAAAGAACGGCAAGTTGTCGATAACGACCAATATTGTAGAAGGGTTTCCCAAAAATGCAATCTTGGAAAAGGCAACTGATTTGGAGGTGGATCTTATCGTATTGGGATCACAAGGCCATGGCGCATTCTCGCGCTTTTTGCTTGGTTCGGTCGCCCAATCCATTGCCATGCACGCGCATTGTTCTGTTTTGATTGTCAGAAAAAAACATCAAAAATAA
- a CDS encoding NAD(P)/FAD-dependent oxidoreductase, giving the protein MESVCLPKTFLPRIVVVGGGFAGLALVEGLKNKEVQVVLIDRNNFHQFQPLFYQVATSGLEPDSIVFPFRKQFKGYGNVSFRFAEVTQIEPASNTVVTDKGKLTYDYLVLATGTKTNFFGMKEVEQNSLGMKDIKDSLNIRHMMLQNLEQAAITCDDEERDALTNFVIVGGGPAGVEMAGALAEFCKYILPKDYPEYPNSIMNIYLIEASDELLASMSNKASTKTLRYLKNLNVQVLLNEAVSGYDGNVVSTKSGRKIMAKNLIWTAGVTGQVPAGINQKHIINGNRLKTDTHLKVEGMDNVFAIGDIAGVITDETPKGHPQVAQTAIQQGGHLAKVLLNTVQSMPSKPFRYKDKGSLATVGKRKAVADLGKLHFGGYAAWLLWSVVHLLSISGFRNKFLVGFNWAISYFTYEKSNRVIIRSFKRDAYMKASLKYSSNNEWEKDVNPKKSSIDA; this is encoded by the coding sequence ATGGAGTCTGTTTGTTTGCCCAAAACATTTTTGCCGCGTATAGTGGTTGTGGGTGGTGGCTTTGCAGGGCTGGCCCTGGTAGAAGGCCTTAAAAACAAGGAGGTACAGGTCGTGCTGATAGACCGTAACAACTTCCATCAATTTCAGCCCTTGTTCTATCAAGTGGCCACCAGCGGTCTTGAACCGGACAGTATCGTATTTCCCTTCAGAAAACAGTTCAAGGGCTATGGTAATGTGAGCTTTAGGTTTGCCGAAGTGACGCAAATCGAACCCGCTTCCAACACAGTTGTAACAGACAAAGGCAAGCTCACCTACGATTATCTGGTCTTGGCCACCGGAACCAAGACCAATTTCTTCGGCATGAAAGAGGTGGAACAAAACAGTCTTGGTATGAAAGACATCAAGGACTCGCTAAACATACGTCATATGATGTTGCAAAACTTGGAGCAGGCAGCCATAACCTGTGATGATGAAGAACGCGATGCGCTGACCAATTTTGTGATTGTGGGCGGTGGCCCGGCCGGTGTCGAAATGGCAGGTGCCTTGGCGGAATTCTGTAAGTACATCCTTCCAAAAGACTATCCCGAGTATCCGAATAGCATAATGAACATCTACCTGATCGAAGCATCGGACGAACTATTAGCCTCAATGTCCAACAAAGCCTCGACAAAAACACTTCGGTATCTAAAAAATCTAAATGTGCAAGTGTTGTTGAACGAGGCCGTGAGCGGTTACGACGGTAATGTGGTATCTACCAAAAGTGGAAGGAAAATCATGGCGAAAAACCTGATTTGGACGGCAGGTGTAACAGGCCAGGTTCCAGCGGGCATCAATCAAAAACATATAATTAATGGGAACCGTCTAAAAACGGATACCCATCTAAAAGTGGAAGGCATGGATAATGTTTTTGCCATTGGGGACATTGCCGGGGTAATCACCGACGAGACCCCTAAGGGCCATCCACAGGTAGCCCAAACCGCCATTCAACAGGGCGGTCATTTGGCCAAAGTGCTATTGAACACCGTTCAATCAATGCCTTCCAAACCATTTAGGTATAAAGATAAAGGTTCATTGGCCACAGTTGGTAAAAGAAAAGCGGTCGCTGATTTAGGAAAGCTCCACTTCGGCGGGTATGCTGCCTGGCTTTTATGGTCCGTGGTTCACTTGCTTTCCATCAGCGGGTTTCGAAACAAATTTTTGGTGGGCTTCAATTGGGCCATCAGTTATTTTACCTACGAAAAAAGCAACCGGGTAATCATAAGAAGTTTCAAACGTGATGCTTATATGAAAGCCTCCTTAAAATATAGTTCCAATAATGAATGGGAAAAGGATGTAAATCCCAAAAAATCCAGCATTGATGCCTAG
- the nhaA gene encoding Na+/H+ antiporter NhaA: MKFFGSSIKRLHNYGIVLFITVVIAMVWANSPWKGYYVGLMQTEFAFSVGTFQLSESLLLWINDGLMALFFMQVGLELKREIIGGKLSSPKDAILPIGAAIGGMVLPALIYFMFNNSGEASNGWGIPMATDIAFSLGVLALVGKRLPSTLRVFLITLAIVDDLGGVLVIALFYTSGISQMDLLHGLLFFAALIIGNYAGVRSTWFYAIIGIGGVWLTFFFSGVHPTIAGILTAFAIPGRVKIKETTFLERLDRLHKRFQETKSIKGTLISKTQLEILEDIKTASSEAETPLQKLERTLNPIVGFVILPLFALANAGIHLHGDLLKVLSSPVSLGIGLGLIFGKFIGITAFSRLLVAFKLAKLPENVNWKMIYGIGFLGGIGFTMSLFITELAFTDESLIFTAKVSILFASLTAGVMGALLLYRNRKQLRTVKHKRT; this comes from the coding sequence ATGAAATTCTTCGGCAGCTCGATCAAAAGACTGCACAACTATGGCATTGTGCTCTTTATCACTGTTGTTATTGCTATGGTGTGGGCCAACTCGCCATGGAAGGGATATTATGTCGGCCTAATGCAAACCGAATTTGCCTTTAGTGTGGGTACATTTCAGCTATCTGAGTCGCTACTGTTATGGATCAACGATGGCTTAATGGCACTATTTTTTATGCAAGTCGGTCTAGAGCTGAAACGTGAAATAATCGGTGGTAAACTGTCGTCCCCAAAGGATGCAATACTGCCCATCGGTGCAGCAATAGGTGGTATGGTGCTCCCTGCCCTTATTTATTTTATGTTCAACAACTCGGGCGAGGCTTCCAATGGTTGGGGCATTCCCATGGCCACGGATATTGCATTTTCATTAGGGGTTCTGGCCCTTGTCGGAAAAAGACTTCCTTCGACCTTGAGGGTTTTTCTTATTACACTGGCTATTGTGGATGATCTAGGTGGTGTCTTGGTCATTGCCCTCTTTTATACCTCAGGTATCTCGCAGATGGATCTACTCCATGGACTATTGTTCTTCGCGGCTTTGATAATTGGTAATTATGCGGGAGTAAGAAGCACATGGTTCTATGCCATTATTGGCATCGGTGGTGTTTGGTTGACCTTCTTTTTTTCAGGGGTACATCCAACCATTGCCGGGATTCTGACCGCATTTGCCATTCCTGGTAGGGTAAAAATTAAGGAGACTACCTTTTTAGAGCGTTTAGACCGTTTACATAAGAGATTTCAAGAAACCAAGTCCATAAAGGGGACGCTTATCTCAAAAACGCAATTGGAGATATTGGAGGATATAAAGACTGCAAGTTCCGAGGCCGAAACTCCACTCCAAAAATTGGAAAGGACTTTAAACCCAATAGTGGGCTTTGTAATTCTTCCCTTGTTCGCTTTGGCAAATGCAGGAATACATCTTCATGGAGATTTGCTGAAAGTACTATCCAGCCCGGTTAGCTTGGGGATTGGTCTAGGTCTCATTTTTGGCAAGTTTATCGGTATTACTGCTTTTTCAAGACTACTCGTTGCATTTAAACTCGCCAAGCTTCCGGAAAACGTGAATTGGAAAATGATTTATGGTATAGGTTTTCTTGGCGGTATCGGTTTTACCATGTCGTTGTTTATAACCGAACTGGCTTTTACGGACGAGTCCCTAATATTTACGGCCAAGGTAAGCATCCTATTCGCTTCATTGACAGCGGGGGTAATGGGTGCTCTATTATTATACAGAAACAGAAAACAATTAAGAACAGTTAAACATAAAAGAACATGA
- a CDS encoding type II glyceraldehyde-3-phosphate dehydrogenase — protein sequence MKNIAVVGYGVIGKRVADAINVQDDMSLIGVCDVISDWRIQNAVRKGYAVYAATPEAEKEMKAANIAIEGSMQDILEKVDLVVDCTPKNIAAKNVEIYKGQGIKFIVQGGEKHKTTGHSFSAENNYSTAVNLDATRVVSCNTTSILRTLTALKKADLLDYARGTLLRRATDPWESHLGGIMNTMVPEKDIPSHQGPDAQSVDPDLDVITSAVKVPETLSHMHYWNVKLRKKASKEEVLNALKTSSRIKFIHYDQGLVSNNTIKEMFLDMGRPWGDMYEVALWEDMLKVVGDELFYAYVVDNQAIVIPETIDAIRALTGIETDAHRSIEKTNASLGIG from the coding sequence ATGAAAAACATTGCAGTAGTAGGATACGGAGTTATCGGGAAAAGAGTGGCCGATGCCATTAATGTACAAGATGATATGAGCCTTATTGGGGTTTGTGATGTCATCAGCGATTGGCGCATACAAAATGCGGTGCGAAAAGGGTATGCAGTTTATGCGGCCACACCCGAAGCCGAAAAAGAAATGAAAGCAGCCAATATTGCCATTGAAGGAAGTATGCAAGACATTTTAGAAAAAGTAGATCTTGTAGTGGACTGTACGCCAAAGAACATCGCCGCGAAAAATGTGGAAATATACAAAGGGCAAGGGATCAAGTTTATCGTACAGGGAGGTGAAAAACACAAGACCACAGGCCACTCCTTTAGTGCCGAGAACAATTATAGCACTGCGGTAAATCTAGATGCTACCCGGGTGGTTTCCTGTAACACCACATCTATCTTAAGGACATTGACCGCTTTAAAAAAGGCAGATCTATTGGATTATGCACGGGGAACATTATTAAGAAGGGCGACCGACCCATGGGAAAGCCACTTGGGCGGCATCATGAACACCATGGTGCCGGAAAAGGACATCCCGAGCCATCAAGGTCCCGACGCGCAAAGTGTCGATCCGGATTTGGATGTCATTACTTCTGCGGTCAAAGTTCCCGAGACTTTGAGCCATATGCATTACTGGAACGTTAAGCTACGAAAAAAAGCCTCAAAGGAAGAGGTGTTGAACGCCCTCAAAACCTCAAGTAGAATCAAGTTCATTCACTATGATCAAGGCTTGGTCTCCAACAATACCATCAAAGAAATGTTTTTGGATATGGGTAGGCCTTGGGGCGATATGTACGAGGTGGCCCTATGGGAAGACATGCTCAAGGTTGTGGGCGATGAACTTTTTTATGCCTACGTGGTCGATAACCAAGCGATTGTAATCCCTGAGACCATTGATGCCATTCGGGCCCTCACGGGTATTGAGACCGATGCACACAGATCCATCGAAAAAACCAATGCAAGTTTAGGAATCGGATAA